The genomic DNA ATGATCGGCAATACTCCTTTGATCCGACTCAATCAGATCGGTTCTCATATTCCGAATGTGGAAATTTATCTGAAAGCGGAGTTCTGTAATCCTACAGGAAGTGTAAAAGATAGAACTGCACTTTCTATGGTGCTTGCCGCAGAAAGAAGAGGGGAATTAAAACCGGGCGGTTCTATTTTCCAAGCAGGTTATAATACCACCGCAATCTCTTTAGCTTGGATCTCTACTCTTCGCCAATACAAGTTTAAAGTATTTTTAGCTCCTGATACGGATCAGGAAAAGATCAAAGAATTAAAATCTTACGGTGCCAATGTTGAAGTTGTACAACTAGCAAAAGGTAACTGGGATGATTCTCTTTTAGAAACTGCGAAGGCAGCAAAAGATAAAGAGAAAAACAGCGTGATCCTGAATGAATTTAAGGACATGGCAAATACGAATGCACACTTCTTATTTACCGGGCCTGAGATCTGGAGAGATCTTGCTGGAAATGTGGACGCATTCGTTGCTGGTGGAGGTTCCGGTGGAACTCTTTCCGGCGTTGGAAGATATTTAAAAAGTAAAAAACCTTCTCTTCGAGTGATTATGGGAGTGAGTAAAAATTCTCGCTTCATCCGTAAAATGATCCAAGGTGATTCCAGTATCCGCCTTCCTGAATCTTTCGATCCAAAAGTGACTGATCAGTATATTGGAGTAGATAGAGACGAGGCTCTTCGTTATCAATCCGAGCTCTACCAAAAAGAAGGAATTTTTGCAGGACTGACTACGGGAACTACGCTAGCTTCCGCTATTCATTATGCGGAAAGTCTTCCTACTCGTGAGGATCAAAAAACTCCTAGCTATAAGATTGTAGTTCTTTCTCCTGACCGACTCTAATTGGAATGGAAGAATCTTATTATTCCGCCTTACGTGAATCTTTAAAAAAAGAAAGAAAAGCGGAGCTGGATAAGTATAAGGAAGAAATTTCCTCCTCCGATCTGAACAAAAGGGTCCAAGACGGATTCACCGTATTTCCATTAGTATTCGAAGATGCCGAATTAAGTGCGGATGGAAACTGGAAAGTACTACTCAAGCCCACAAAATCCAAAAATATTCCAGAACTATTCCGACCAGGAACACCTGTCCGAATTGTAAAAGAGTCTGAAGAATATATCTCAGTTTTACTGAAAGCAAATGAAGATTCGTACTTAGTTTATATGGAAGAAGTTCCGGACTGGGTAGAAGAGGGCAAACTTGCTCTGGAAATACTTCCGGACGAGACAAGTTTTAAGGAATGGGATCGAGCCTTAGAGAAAGTAATCTCCGCTAAAAAGGGCTCCAGAGAAAAATACTTTGCAGATCTGTTTTCCAATCAATTAGAAGTTTCTAAACCGAATTTTAAGGCTCTTACAAATCTTCCGGAGACTCTGAACGACTCCCAAAAAAAGGCAGTATCCGCGATTTTACAAACGGAAGATTTTATTTTAGTACATGGGCCTCCTGGAACCGGTAAGACCAAAACAATCGTAGAAGCGATTCGACTCTTAGCCTCCGAAGGTAAAAGAATACTTGCTTCTGCCCCTACGAATTCTGCTTCCGATCTGCTCGTAGAATCTTTAGAAAAACTGAAAGTCCCTGTTTTAAGAATAGGTCATCCTGCTAGGATGCATCCGGATATAGTTCAAAACTCCTTGGAGATGAAATTAAATCATTCTCCGGAAGCGAAACTGATAGAAAGGGACAGAAAAGAAGTCCAAGAATTATTGAAGAAGGCCCGCAAATACAAAAGAAGTTTCGGCAAAGAAGAAGCGGAAGAAAGAAGAAGTCTTTATAAAGAGGCGGATTCCTTACGGAAAAGTATCAAAGAGAGGCAGAAGGTCCTAATTCGATATCTGCTCGAGTCCCATCCGGTGATCGTTTGTACACATACCGGAGCTTCTTCTTACCAACTTCATAATTTGGAATTTGATTATGCAATTTTAGATGAGGGTAGCCAGGCGATTGAACCTTCTTCTTGGATCCCAATCTTAAAAGCGGAGAAGTTCGTAATCGCAGGAGATCCGTTCCAACTTCCTCCTACTGTGATCTCTGAAGATCCGTTACTTAAAGTTTCCTTAATGGAGAGACTTCTTCCTGTTTTTCAAGACAAAGAAAGGGTATTTCTATTAGATACTCAATACAGAATGACGGACCCTATCCAGACTTTCCCAAATTTGAAATTTTATGAAAATCGACTAAAATCAGGATTAGAAGAAAATTTTAGAGAAAAAATTCCATTTGATTCCGGTGAACCATTCGGCTCTAGCTTGGTATTTTTAGATAGTTCGGGAACTGATACCGCGGAAGAAAATTCAGAAGGAAGTTTAGGAAATCCCTGGGAAGCTGAGTTTACGGTTAATATAGTCAAAAAAATTTTAGAGTCCGGATGGGAACCTAAAAATCTGATCCTTCTTTCTCCATACAGATACCAAAGATATCTTTTGAAACAAAAATTGGAGGAAATACTTCCGGAATATTCTTCTCAATTGGAAGTAGAAACTGTGGATTCTTTTCAAGGAAGAGAATCGGATGCGGTGATTTTTAGTTTGGTTCGTTCCAATCCGGAAGGACAGATCGGATTTTTGTCTGAAACCAGAAGATGGAATGTCGGAATGACTAGAGCTAAAAAACTTTTAGTGATGATTGGTGACGGCTCTACTTTGGGTCAAAATGATTTTTTTAAAGATCTACTCGAGACTGTGGAATTGGCAGGAGAACTTAGGACTGCCTGGGAATTTTTAGATTAAACTTACCAACTGAATTTTTTCCGGATTGGAATATATAAAACCCCGATCCAAACTAATGTAAACGCCAAATGAGAGATCAGAATATGAGAAGGATCTTGGACCGAACAAATAAACTTTAAACATAGATTAGAACTTGCTAATAGAAGATTTAAAAATAAAAAACCCGAAAGTCCTGGTCTGGAACTCGCGGTATTTTTCAAAAGGAACCAAGCACCGGCTCCAAATAAAATCGATATAGTCGCAATAATTACAGAACAGAGTCCTACATGAACATGGTCCGGAACTTCTTCCGTAAAAAATCTACTTAATATAAATACGACCCAAACGAATAAAAAAGCCCCTGCTGCCCAGAATGCCCAAGCAGATCTTTCCTCAGGGAAGGCAAGTCTGCAGAATAGATAAGCGGAGACAATTCCCCAGATTAGCAATAATGTAGGCTCCGGCCACCAGCCAGGAAACGCGCTACTTTTACCTACCAGATTGGAAACGGACCAGCCTAATAGAATTCCGAAAATCACTAAACCCAAACAGGAAAGGAAAAGGGTATAAATGTTTAGGCTTCCCTTTTCCAGGTCGGAACTCAATGTTTGGATCAGTTGTTTGGTCTTGTCCGATTCTGAATTTGACATACTTCCTCCTGGTTTAGATTTTCCGCATTAATATAAGAAAGATTGGACATCCTTAAAAAATCCAGTCCAATAGCTTTTCTTTATACGACTCATTAATTCATTCGAGTCAAACTGCATAAGGTTACATGGCGGAAAAGCAAGAAATCTGGCAAATTCTTTCGGAAAGAATGCGCTTAGCCCAAGAAGGAGATTCCAAGGAATATGAACTCCTACTTTCCAAATGCAGGGAAATATTAAACAATCATTTGAGCTCCAAGGTTCGTGACAAGGAAGATAGAGAGGATCTGATCCAGGATATTCTGATCGGGATCCACAAAGCTCGGGCCACGTATAGGAAAGAAAAACCCTTTGCACCCTGGTTTTTCTCCATCGCCAGATATAAGACCATAGACTATATCCGCAGGAAAGGAACCAGGGATAGAATGGTCTCCACGGAGATGGACGGTTTTGCTCAGGAAGAAAAAACTTCCATTGAAGACAAGTGGGAGGTCCAACAAGGACTAGAATCTTGGCTAAATGTATTGGAACCCAGACAGAGAAGGATCCTGACTATGGCTAAATTAGAGGGAAAGTCGGTCAGGGAGATTTCGGAAACCACCGGACTTTCGGAATCCAATGTAAAAGTGATCGTCCATCGTTCTCTGGAAAAGTTAAAACGATTTTTTTCCGAGTCTGAGAGAACGATAGAAGGCTCAAAAACGTCCAAGAAATAGAAAATGCCCGGCAAAACAAAGGTCACCAGGATATCCTCTCTCCAAGAAATTTCAGCGGAGGAGTGGAATCTTTTG from Leptospira selangorensis includes the following:
- a CDS encoding PLP-dependent cysteine synthase family protein, whose protein sequence is MFDEISRSIDEFGNSLLGALNNVQNAFGRELSVAKPIKENVLQMIGNTPLIRLNQIGSHIPNVEIYLKAEFCNPTGSVKDRTALSMVLAAERRGELKPGGSIFQAGYNTTAISLAWISTLRQYKFKVFLAPDTDQEKIKELKSYGANVEVVQLAKGNWDDSLLETAKAAKDKEKNSVILNEFKDMANTNAHFLFTGPEIWRDLAGNVDAFVAGGGSGGTLSGVGRYLKSKKPSLRVIMGVSKNSRFIRKMIQGDSSIRLPESFDPKVTDQYIGVDRDEALRYQSELYQKEGIFAGLTTGTTLASAIHYAESLPTREDQKTPSYKIVVLSPDRL
- a CDS encoding AAA domain-containing protein, whose translation is MEESYYSALRESLKKERKAELDKYKEEISSSDLNKRVQDGFTVFPLVFEDAELSADGNWKVLLKPTKSKNIPELFRPGTPVRIVKESEEYISVLLKANEDSYLVYMEEVPDWVEEGKLALEILPDETSFKEWDRALEKVISAKKGSREKYFADLFSNQLEVSKPNFKALTNLPETLNDSQKKAVSAILQTEDFILVHGPPGTGKTKTIVEAIRLLASEGKRILASAPTNSASDLLVESLEKLKVPVLRIGHPARMHPDIVQNSLEMKLNHSPEAKLIERDRKEVQELLKKARKYKRSFGKEEAEERRSLYKEADSLRKSIKERQKVLIRYLLESHPVIVCTHTGASSYQLHNLEFDYAILDEGSQAIEPSSWIPILKAEKFVIAGDPFQLPPTVISEDPLLKVSLMERLLPVFQDKERVFLLDTQYRMTDPIQTFPNLKFYENRLKSGLEENFREKIPFDSGEPFGSSLVFLDSSGTDTAEENSEGSLGNPWEAEFTVNIVKKILESGWEPKNLILLSPYRYQRYLLKQKLEEILPEYSSQLEVETVDSFQGRESDAVIFSLVRSNPEGQIGFLSETRRWNVGMTRAKKLLVMIGDGSTLGQNDFFKDLLETVELAGELRTAWEFLD
- a CDS encoding NrsF family protein, with the translated sequence MSNSESDKTKQLIQTLSSDLEKGSLNIYTLFLSCLGLVIFGILLGWSVSNLVGKSSAFPGWWPEPTLLLIWGIVSAYLFCRLAFPEERSAWAFWAAGAFLFVWVVFILSRFFTEEVPDHVHVGLCSVIIATISILFGAGAWFLLKNTASSRPGLSGFLFLNLLLASSNLCLKFICSVQDPSHILISHLAFTLVWIGVLYIPIRKKFSW
- a CDS encoding RNA polymerase sigma factor codes for the protein MAEKQEIWQILSERMRLAQEGDSKEYELLLSKCREILNNHLSSKVRDKEDREDLIQDILIGIHKARATYRKEKPFAPWFFSIARYKTIDYIRRKGTRDRMVSTEMDGFAQEEKTSIEDKWEVQQGLESWLNVLEPRQRRILTMAKLEGKSVREISETTGLSESNVKVIVHRSLEKLKRFFSESERTIEGSKTSKK